A genomic region of Nitrospinaceae bacterium contains the following coding sequences:
- a CDS encoding NAD(P)-dependent oxidoreductase, producing MAKKVAYLGLGNMGGAMAANLAKAGFEVHGYDPSPESRARAEKAGIKIFATAAEAASGVDVICSSVPETSHVEAAYLGETGALSSAPEGAVCFDFSTITVEGSQGVANEAQKQGIHFLDTPVSGSVPHAKAGTLAIIAGGDKTALDAHRDVLDAIGEAVHHFGPNGAGLQMKLVTNQIFAIHISAIAEALTLGTKSGLDPEAMVDFLKASVIPKILDYKASPMIAKDYSPTFTVNLMLKDLRMIAAMAEENKVPTPLCTMARQIYMGAAALGHGDLDQNAILEYFETSSGMSEA from the coding sequence ATGGCAAAAAAAGTGGCTTATCTGGGTCTCGGGAACATGGGCGGTGCCATGGCGGCAAATCTGGCCAAGGCTGGCTTTGAGGTTCATGGATATGACCCCTCGCCCGAATCGAGAGCACGTGCAGAGAAGGCAGGCATAAAAATTTTCGCCACCGCTGCCGAGGCTGCAAGCGGCGTTGACGTAATTTGCAGCTCGGTTCCCGAAACTTCGCATGTCGAGGCCGCCTACCTTGGTGAAACTGGTGCACTCTCGTCCGCACCCGAAGGAGCCGTCTGCTTCGATTTCTCCACCATAACGGTCGAGGGCAGCCAGGGAGTGGCAAATGAGGCCCAAAAACAAGGCATCCACTTCCTGGACACCCCGGTGAGCGGGAGCGTTCCCCACGCCAAGGCCGGCACCCTGGCGATCATCGCCGGGGGTGACAAAACCGCGCTCGATGCACACCGCGACGTTCTCGATGCCATCGGCGAGGCCGTGCACCATTTTGGTCCGAACGGAGCGGGGCTGCAGATGAAACTCGTCACCAATCAAATCTTCGCCATCCACATCTCAGCCATCGCCGAGGCCCTCACGCTGGGCACTAAATCCGGCCTCGACCCCGAGGCAATGGTGGATTTCCTAAAGGCCAGCGTCATTCCCAAGATTCTCGACTACAAGGCGAGCCCGATGATTGCCAAGGACTACTCGCCCACCTTCACGGTGAACCTCATGCTCAAGGATTTGAGGATGATTGCCGCCATGGCCGAGGAGAACAAAGTCCCCACTCCGCTGTGCACAATGGCGCGGCAGATTTACATGGGTGCAGCAGCGCTGGGCCACGGCGACTTGGACCAGAACGCCATACTGGAGTACTTCGAGACAAGCTCTGGCATGTCCGAGGCCTGA
- a CDS encoding NAD(P)-dependent oxidoreductase — translation MAVKIAFLGLGKMGGLMTKHLVAAGYDVTGYDPAARAMSRARKNGAKTAKTPAAAAKGADVVCSSLPTPTAVHDAYLGSGGVLKILRRGTVIFELSTSSVDLARETAGAAKKKGIAFLDAPVSGSIPHLEKKQVSAIVGGDVKALKKHQGVLEAFSKSVTYMGPSGNGLIMKLVTNHILNIHHAGIAEGLAFGMKAGLKAGKMVNFLQGSAVPQLLNYKGPDMAARDYSNVIAPVELSKKDMGLSVEEANNLGVPVPLGVTALQQYVAAIALGFGQADFNAVFEGYLNATGVKPKRKS, via the coding sequence ATGGCAGTCAAGATAGCGTTTCTGGGTCTCGGTAAGATGGGTGGTCTGATGACAAAACACTTAGTAGCTGCAGGCTACGACGTCACCGGCTACGACCCCGCGGCCAGGGCCATGTCGAGGGCGAGGAAAAACGGTGCCAAAACCGCAAAAACGCCCGCAGCAGCCGCGAAAGGCGCTGATGTAGTTTGCAGCTCACTGCCGACCCCAACAGCCGTGCATGATGCTTATCTCGGCTCGGGCGGAGTTTTAAAAATCCTGCGCCGCGGCACAGTAATCTTCGAGCTATCGACCAGTTCTGTTGACCTGGCCCGTGAAACTGCCGGGGCCGCGAAAAAAAAAGGGATAGCTTTCCTCGACGCCCCAGTGAGCGGGAGCATCCCCCATCTTGAAAAAAAACAGGTCTCGGCCATTGTGGGAGGCGACGTCAAGGCCCTTAAAAAACACCAAGGTGTTCTCGAGGCCTTCAGCAAATCCGTTACCTATATGGGGCCCTCGGGCAACGGCCTCATCATGAAACTCGTGACCAACCACATTCTGAACATCCATCATGCCGGAATCGCCGAGGGGCTGGCCTTTGGGATGAAGGCGGGCCTCAAGGCAGGCAAAATGGTGAACTTTCTTCAAGGGAGCGCCGTTCCACAACTACTCAACTATAAGGGCCCGGACATGGCCGCCCGAGACTACTCGAACGTCATTGCACCCGTTGAACTAAGCAAAAAAGACATGGGCCTGAGCGTCGAGGAAGCCAACAACTTGGGCGTGCCCGTTCCGCTTGGCGTTACCGCACTGCAGCAATACGTTGCCGCCATCGCACTTGGCTTTGGCCAGGCCGATTTTAACGCCGTATTCGAGGGCTACCTCAACGCTACAGGGGTGAAACCAAAGCGCAAAAGCTGA
- a CDS encoding antibiotic biosynthesis monooxygenase gives MITVGMYYEVIKGKESEFEDKFEAVAGALDGSPGHVQSLLYHQVKNHSSYTILSEWDSQDAFKAFIQSDAFKGVTDWGKAEILQGRPRHKIYGHEGDAH, from the coding sequence ATGATCACTGTAGGTATGTACTATGAAGTCATAAAAGGAAAAGAATCTGAATTCGAGGACAAATTCGAGGCCGTGGCGGGCGCACTTGATGGCTCGCCGGGTCACGTCCAGAGCCTCCTTTATCATCAAGTTAAAAATCATAGTTCCTACACCATACTTTCCGAATGGGACTCCCAGGATGCTTTCAAGGCTTTCATCCAGAGTGACGCCTTCAAAGGGGTGACCGATTGGGGAAAAGCCGAAATTCTCCAGGGGCGACCACGCCACAAGATCTATGGCCACGAGGGAGACGCACACTAA
- a CDS encoding MFS transporter, whose product MSEPHESTESGIYDPPLSILCLLVFLAVIPVTLLVPILKPLVLDRFPVGPFAAHAFLSANMVSAILAAPAVGWIVDRIGRRQPIVVGAFVLDALLLLSLDWAPNYWALMTVRFLEGITHIAALTGVMGAALTLAHRKPERAGGIMGAIGGAIIFAVATGAGLGGALSKGGIHRPIVAALIIGLLGALISGWILRHDRRVKQQEGGRNLANLMHVFKKEKALLVPCIFTFADRLLVGIIISSFNLYLVQALGWSPKQFGFLMSTLLFPFGLLCYPFGKLCRSWSKSGLLIGASLTYALFVASLAWLDPAWLFPSMLVLGVISALNFSPSLAMVADLTGDESRSTAMGAFNSAGSLGFFVGPLLGGTIVHFMLASGSPPIESYKMAFIAGGVVSILCTLISIPYLVKLVRAGRTT is encoded by the coding sequence ATGAGCGAACCACACGAGAGCACGGAAAGCGGCATCTACGATCCACCCCTATCCATCCTGTGCCTTTTGGTATTCCTCGCGGTTATTCCCGTTACGCTCCTGGTGCCGATCTTGAAGCCGCTCGTTCTCGATCGTTTCCCGGTCGGTCCTTTTGCAGCTCACGCCTTTTTGTCCGCCAATATGGTGAGTGCCATTCTCGCCGCGCCCGCCGTGGGCTGGATCGTGGATCGCATCGGAAGGCGCCAGCCCATTGTGGTGGGTGCCTTCGTGCTGGACGCCTTACTTTTATTAAGTCTCGATTGGGCACCGAACTACTGGGCGCTTATGACCGTCCGCTTTCTTGAAGGCATCACTCACATCGCCGCCCTTACAGGCGTAATGGGTGCGGCGTTGACCCTCGCCCACCGTAAGCCAGAGCGTGCGGGCGGTATCATGGGTGCAATAGGTGGCGCCATTATTTTTGCAGTGGCGACCGGCGCCGGCCTCGGAGGCGCTCTTTCCAAGGGAGGCATCCACAGGCCCATTGTCGCCGCGCTGATTATTGGCCTTCTCGGCGCTCTCATCAGCGGATGGATCCTGCGGCATGACCGGCGCGTCAAGCAACAAGAAGGCGGACGAAACCTAGCGAACCTGATGCACGTGTTCAAGAAAGAAAAAGCCCTCCTCGTTCCCTGCATCTTCACTTTCGCCGACCGCCTCCTGGTCGGCATCATCATCTCCTCGTTCAACCTCTATCTCGTCCAGGCCCTCGGATGGTCGCCAAAACAATTCGGCTTCCTTATGTCCACCCTGCTCTTTCCGTTCGGTCTCCTTTGCTACCCCTTCGGAAAACTCTGCCGCTCCTGGTCAAAAAGCGGTCTACTCATAGGCGCCTCGCTAACGTATGCCCTCTTCGTCGCCTCGCTGGCGTGGTTGGATCCTGCTTGGCTCTTTCCCTCGATGCTTGTCCTTGGTGTAATCAGCGCACTCAATTTCTCGCCGAGCCTCGCCATGGTCGCCGATCTCACAGGGGATGAAAGCCGCTCAACAGCCATGGGAGCGTTCAATTCGGCGGGCTCGCTTGGTTTTTTCGTTGGTCCCCTTCTCGGTGGCACCATTGTTCACTTCATGCTCGCTAGCGGCTCGCCCCCAATCGAATCCTACAAGATGGCTTTCATCGCCGGGGGTGTCGTCTCAATTCTATGCACCCTCATTTCCATTCCATACCTAGTAAAACTTGTGCGCGCGGGCAGGACCACCTGA
- a CDS encoding glycosyltransferase family 4 protein, whose product MSGSLRILMVLDSFFPDSQGGAERVVDGWCKELVAMGHEVCVLAGRVGVLSGPDEDMGDYKIRRWTSRRRSFADGYLSAVAACAGEARKLAQEWRPDIVHCHQGLSAYSVLRAGIDAPAVCTFHSPWRDEFLEDAGAKEDSLSGPLRLLYRLATKLKATWIHHMEGDALSRCRSVAVLSHYSRERLEAAHGLMPGSVKIIRGGIDLENFSPVPSSERESLRRRLGISGLTILSVRRLVRRMGIDLLLKAMLQICSRVPDVHLILVGKGPEREMLEEMASELGIGSSVRFEGFVSDEALPDYYRAADLYALPSRSLEGYGMSTLEALASGTPVIGTPAGATPEILLPLEKGLVASETSANGISKAALPWLVFPSALAELRPRCRSYVEENYGWPEASRSLEAFYLQVLSDEKGQG is encoded by the coding sequence TTGAGCGGGTCGCTACGGATTTTAATGGTGCTCGATAGTTTTTTCCCCGATAGCCAAGGAGGCGCCGAGCGAGTGGTGGACGGCTGGTGCAAGGAACTCGTTGCCATGGGGCATGAGGTTTGTGTCCTGGCGGGTCGGGTTGGGGTCCTCTCGGGCCCGGACGAGGATATGGGCGACTACAAGATTCGGAGGTGGACCTCAAGGCGTCGCTCATTTGCAGATGGATATCTTTCCGCTGTCGCTGCCTGCGCAGGCGAGGCCCGAAAGCTGGCTCAGGAGTGGCGGCCTGACATCGTTCATTGTCACCAAGGGCTATCGGCTTATTCTGTTTTACGTGCAGGTATCGATGCGCCTGCCGTGTGCACGTTTCATAGTCCTTGGCGGGATGAGTTCCTGGAGGATGCTGGGGCGAAAGAAGATAGTTTGTCCGGCCCGCTGCGTCTTCTTTACCGGTTGGCAACTAAATTAAAGGCGACCTGGATCCACCATATGGAAGGCGACGCTCTTTCTCGATGCCGATCCGTTGCGGTTTTGAGCCACTATAGCCGCGAGCGTCTTGAGGCCGCGCATGGTCTTATGCCCGGGAGCGTGAAGATCATACGTGGCGGAATCGATCTGGAAAATTTTTCGCCCGTGCCCTCTAGCGAACGCGAGAGTCTGCGCCGACGGTTGGGGATTTCCGGATTAACCATATTGAGCGTGAGGCGGCTTGTTCGGCGCATGGGGATTGACCTTCTCTTAAAAGCGATGCTCCAAATATGCTCACGCGTGCCGGATGTTCATCTCATTTTGGTGGGTAAGGGACCCGAGCGTGAAATGCTCGAAGAGATGGCTTCTGAGCTAGGTATCGGCTCTTCGGTGCGGTTCGAGGGATTTGTGTCCGATGAAGCGCTACCTGACTATTACCGGGCGGCGGATCTTTATGCCCTGCCATCGCGCTCGCTTGAGGGCTACGGCATGTCCACCCTCGAGGCTTTGGCCTCGGGCACCCCGGTCATTGGCACCCCGGCCGGGGCTACGCCGGAAATTCTCTTGCCGCTAGAGAAGGGACTCGTTGCCTCCGAAACATCGGCCAATGGAATATCGAAGGCGGCTCTTCCTTGGCTTGTGTTTCCGAGCGCTCTGGCCGAGTTGCGCCCGCGCTGCCGGAGTTATGTTGAGGAAAATTATGGGTGGCCCG